From the Buchnera aphidicola (Chaetosiphella stipae setosa) genome, the window ATTTATTCTTTTATTATAATGTAAAAATGGAAAATGAAAAATTCTTTTTAATAAAGAAAATTTTTTTAGCTTTTTGTATGCTTTATATCCACATCCTGTTTGTAAGAGTTTATTTAATTCACTATATAATCTTGCTGCAGGAACATGAGATATTAATTTTGCTAATTTGGGAATTGCTATAGCTGTTTTTCTTTCTATTCTCATGTTTAATTGTACTGAGAAACGTATGACTCGAAGCATTCTTACAGGATCTTCTCTATATCGAGTTTCAGGATCTCCAATTAATCGAATAATTTTTTTTTTAATGTCTTGAATTCCTCCGACATAATCTCTAATACTTAAATCAAATATATTTAAATATAAAGTATTTATCGTTAAGTCTCTTCTTTCTGCATCTTCTTCTATTTCTCCGAAAACATTGTCTCTTAATAATATTCCTAATTTTTCTTTTTTTTTAAATATTTTTTTTTTTATTTGTTTATTTTTTGTATTTCCTCTAAAAGTAGATACTTCGATTATTTCTTTTTTAAAAATAATATGCGCAATTTGAAATCTTCGTCCAATTAATCTACAGTTTTTAAATAATTTTTGTATTTCAAAAGGAGTAGCATTAGTTGCTAAATCAAAATCTTTTGGTTCATTTCCTATTATTAAATCTCTGACGCTTCCTCCTACAAGATAAGCTTGATATCCTGATTTATTTAATCGGAATAAAATTTTTAGCGCGTTTTTACTAATTTTTTTACGAGAAATATTATGATTTCTTTTATGAATTATGATCATGTTGTTTATTTATTTTAAAGTGTTTTTATTAAAAGCATATTGAATATTTTTAATATTATAATTAATCTCATACATGAGTATAATTTAATTTTTTTAAGATAGTGAAATAGAATTTTTCTTTTTCACTATCTTTTTTTTTATCCGAGCATTTGTTTTTCTCTAATTTCTTCTAATGTTTTACAATCAATGCATAAATGTGCGGTAGGTCTAGCTTCTAATCTTTTAATTCCTATTTTTACTCCGCAAGAAGAGCAATATCCAAATTCTTTTTCTTTGATTTTTTTTAATGTATACTCAATTTTTTTTATTAATTTATTTTCTCTATCTTGATTTAATAACTCTAAATTAAATTCTTCTTCTTGCACTGCTCTATCAACTGGATCTGGAAAATTAGAAGATTTTTTAGATATTTGATATTTATTTTTTTTTTTTAATTGTTTTTTCCATGTTTCAAGGATTTTTTTAAAATGTTGAATTTGATTAGAGTTCATATATTTTTCATTTTTTTTTTTTTGATAAGAACAAACGCCTGCTAATGATAAAATACTTAAAGAAGATTTATTAGAATTTTTTTTTTTCATTTTTTTCCTATAATTTTATTTTTTTTAAAAAATTGAATAGAGTTAATATAATAAAAATTTTACTAATTTTCTAATATATATTAGAAATTTATAATATGGAATTAAATATTTTTAAAATTTTTTATTCTTTCATACGATTTTTTTAAAAAAAATAATTAAACAAAAAATATTTAAAAATTTATATCTTAAAGTTATTTATAATAATTATTTTTTTTTTTGAAAAAAGGTTTAAAATTATGAAATTAGTTTGTGGAGTGGAATATGATGGAAGTAAATATTATGGATGGGAGAGTCATATTAAAAAATATTCTATTAAAAGTAAGTTAGAATATTCTATATCAAAAATAGCTAATGAGGATATTACAATTTTTTGCGCAGGTCGAACAGATTCTGGTGTCCATGCTATTAATCAAGTGATACATTTTGAAACTAAAGTTTTCAGAGAAATTCATTCATGGATTTTTGGTATTAATAGTTTTTTACCAAAAGATATTTCTATTATTTGGGCAAAGTATGTTTCTCATAAATTTCATGCACGTTATTCTGCTATTTCAAGAAGTTATCGTTATATTATATACAATAGTGATATTAGATCTTCTATTTTAAGAAATAATGTGAATCATGTTTTTTGTAATTTGGATGTAAATAGAATGAATATATCTAGTCAATCATTAATTGGAGAACATGATTTTTCTTCATTTCGAGCTTCTGGTTGTCAGTCTTTTACTCCTTGGAGAGAAATCAAAAATATTAAAGTATATAAATATAAAAAATTTTTTATAATTATTGATATTACTGCAAATTCTTTTTTATATCATATGGTGAGAAATATTGTCGGTTGTTTAATTGAAATTGGTCGATTTAAAAAAAAAAAATCCTGGTTATCAGATCTTTTAAAATTGAGAAATCGAAGTTTGTCCGGACCGACAGTACAATCCAAGGGGTTATATTTATTATCTGTAAAATATTCTAAAAAATTTAATATAAAGAATAATAATTTTTTTTTTTTATAATTTTTTTTTATGTTCTTTTCTTTTTTTTTCAGCAGTGGATTTTAATTTATAATAAATTTTTGTAATTTTATTGTTGCAAAATTTGTATAATTATAATTAAGGATAATTAAAATGATTTATTTTAAAATTTAAAAATCAAACAAATTTATTAAAACTTTTTATTATTTATTTTTATATATATTGAAAAATAAAATTAAAAAATTTTAATATATAATTTAAAATTTTTATATAAGAGAAAAAAAAATGTTTTTTAGTTTCTTCAGAAGTATTTTTGGAACTCGTAATGATAAAATATTAAATAGATTAGATAAAATTGTACAAGAAATTAATAAATTAGAAAGTGTATATAAAAATTTTACTGATAATGAATTAAAAGAAAATACAAAAGTTTTCATTAATCGTTTAAAGAAAAAAGATACTTTAGATAATTTATTAATAGAAGCATATGCGACTGTGAGAGAAGCAAGTAAAAGAGTATTTAATATGCGTCATTTTGATGTTCAAATATTAGGTGGAGTTGTTTTACATAATAGATGTATTGCAGAGATGAAGACTGGTGAAGGAAAAACTTTAACATCAACACTTCCTGTATATTTAAATGCTCTTTCAGGAAATGGTGTTCATATTATTACTATGAATGATTATTTAGCTAAACGCGATTCAGATACAAATAAAGAATTATTTGAGTTTTTAGGTTTAAGTGTGGGGTTAAATTTATCAAGTTCTTCTTTTGATGAAAAGAAAAAAGCTTATGATGCAGATATAACATATGGAACGAATAATGAATTTGGCTTCGATTATTTGAGAGACAATATGGTTTTCCGTCCTGAAGATCAAGTGCAAAGAAATTTAAATTATGCTTTAATTGACGAGGTAGATTCTATCTTAATTGATGAGTCTAGAACACCTTTGATTATATCAGGCGAGGAAGATGATTGTTCGGATTTATACGTAAAGATTAATAAAATTATTGTGCATTTGGTTCAACAAGAAAAAGAAGATACAGAAGATTTTATTGGTGAAGGAGATTTTTTTTTAGATGAAAAATTAAAACAAGTTCATTTAACAGAACGTGGTTTAATAAAAGTAGAAAAAATTTTAGTAAAAAAAAAAATTATAGAGAAACATGAATCTTTATATTCCTCTCAGAATATAAAGTTATTACATCATATTCTTGCTTCTTTACGAGCACATAAATTATTTACTAAAAATGTTGATTATATAGTTAAAAATAATGAAATCATTATAGTAGATGAGCATACTGGTCGTATTACTCCTGGAAGAAGATGGTCTGATGGATTACATCAAGCAATAGAAGCAAAAGAAAATGTTATAGTAAAAAATGAAAATAAAACTTTAGCATCTATTACATTTCAGAACTATTTTCGTTTGTATAAAAAATTATCAGGAATGACTGGAACTGCATATACTGAATCTTTTGAATTTCAAGAAATTTATGATTTAGATACTGTAGTAATACCTACAAATCGTCCTATGGTTAGGAAAGATTTTCCTGATTTAGTTTATTTAACTGAAAAAGAAAAATTAGAAGCTATTATTAAAGATATTGAAAGATGTTATTCTAAAAAACAACCAGTTTTAGTTGGCACAATCTCTATAGAAAAATCTGAATTTATTTCAAAATATTTATCTAAATTAAATATTAAACATAATGTTTTAAATGCGAAATTTCATAAACAAGAGGCAAGTATTATTTCTCAGGCTGGACAATTAGGTGCAGTTACTATTGCAACAAATATGGCTGGTAGAGGAACTGATATTATTTTAGGAGGATATTTTGAAAATCAAGATTTTCATTCTAGTCTTCATAAGAAAGATAGTGTTTTTGATTTAAAAAGAAAAAAATGGAAAGAAAATCATGATTTAGTTTTATCTGTAGGAGGATTACATGTAATTGGTACTGAAAGACATGAATCCCGAAGAATAGATAATCAATTAAGAGGAAGATCTGGACGCCAAGGAGACATAGGATCTTCAAGGTTTTATGTTTCTATGGAAGATCACTTAATGAGAATTTTTGCTTCAGAAAAAGTAATCAAAGTTATGAGAAATCTTGGTATGAAATATGGTGAATCTATTGAAAGCCAGTGGGTGAGTAAAGCAATTTCGCATGCACAAAAAAAAGTAGAGAGTAGAAATTTTGATATTCGAAAGCATTTGTTAGAATACGATAATGTAATTAACGAACAAAGAAAAATAATATATAAACAAAGAAATATATTAATAAAGAAAAGAAATATTCACAGTACTATTTTAGAAATTTCTAGAGATGTGTTTTTTTCTATAGTAAAAAGTTTTATTAATATGGATAAAATTTCTTTAAAAAAATTTGATTTTAGGAAATTAGAAAAACATTTGTTGAAATATTTTTCTATTTTTCTTTCTTTTCAAGATGTTTTAAATAATAAAAAAATTTGCAAAAAAGTAGATATTTTGGAAATTATATTAAAAAAATTTAAAAATAACTATTTTCTAAAAGAAAAGATTGTTGGATTTAATTATATGAGAAATGTAGAGAAGTCTATCATGTTAAGAACATTAGATTTGTTTTGGCAAGAACATTTATCTGAAATGGAATATTTAAGACAAGGAATCCATTTAAGAGGATATGCACAAAAGGATCCTAAATCAGAATACAAGCGTGAATCTTTTATTATTTTTTCAAATATGTTAGAGTCATTAAAATATGCTATTGTGTCAAAATTAAGTAAAATTTGCTTTTCTCAATTTAGTCCATATGGAAATACACAAACAAATTACAAATTTTGCCTTGATGAATAAATATTTAAAAAAATGAGAATTTTTTACATAAAAAAATATTACAGATAATTTCTATATTTTATATAGAAAGAATATATAAGTTTTTGTATTTATTTTTTTGTAAAATATTTTGATTTTTCTGCATTGAAAGCAGTTAAAGGTTTTTTATATTTTTTAAAAAATATACATTAAAATAAAAATTTTAATATTTATTTATAAAATATATATTTTTATAATAATTTTTTAAAAAATTTTATTTGAGTAAATGTATATAATGTAGTTAAAGTGTTCAAAAAATATTTTTTATAAAAAATATTTAATTATAAAGAAAGAATAAAAGTTATAATAGAGATATTATATTTCGTATATAGTTTTTAAAAAGATAAAGTTTTTAAAAGAAATTTTTTGTCATTGATTTTTTAATATTTTCATGTAATTAAATTAATATCTATTTTAGATTTATTTAATAAAAAATTTTTATATAAATATATTTTTTAATTTCTTCTATCTTTTTAAAGATTAAAAAAATTTTTTTAAAATACATAAAAAGGAGAATTTTAAATGCATATAAATAATTATAAGGAAAATGATATAGATCCTATTGAAACAAAGGAGTGGTTAGATTCAATACAATCAGTTATAAAAAGAGATGGATTAAAAAGAGGAAAGTTTTTAATTAATAGAATATTAAAAAAATATAAAAATATTAATATTTTAAATAAAAAAATCTTTTCTACAGATTATATTAATACGATTTCTTCTGAAAAAGAATTTTTATATCCAGGAAATTTAAAATTAGAAAAGAAAATTTGTTTTTCTGTATGTTGGAATGCAATTATGATGGTTTTGAGAGCATCTAAAAAAAATTTGAATTTAGGTGGTCATTTATCATCCTTTCAATCTTCTGCGATGATTTATGAAGTGTGTTTTAATCATTTTTTTCATGCGCAAAATGATTTAAATTCAGGTGATATAGTTTATTTTCAAGGACATATTTCTCCTGGAATTTATTCGAGAGCTTTTTTAGAAGGAAGATTATCAGAAAATCAAATTAACAATTTTCGACAGGAAGTACATGGAAAAGGATTACCTTCTTATCCTCATCCTAAATTAATGCCTGATTTTTGGCAATTTCCTACTGTTTCGATGGGTTTAGGTCCTATTTGTGCTATTTATCAAGCAAAATTTTTAAAATATCTAAAAAATAGAAATTTAAAAAACACTGATGGTCAAAAAGTCTATGCTTTTTTAGGGGATGGAGAAATGGATGAACCGGAATCTAAGGGTGCTATTAATATTGCGTCTCGTGAAAAATTAGATAATTTAATTTTCATTATTAATTGTAATTTACAAAGATTAGACGGTCCAGTAAACGGAAACGGGAAAATTATTAATGAATTAGAATGTATTTTTCGTGGTTCTGGATGGGAGACTATTAAAGTGATTTGGGGTAACAAATGGGATCATTTATTAAAAGAAGATTTTACTGGAAAATTAGTTCAATTAATGAATGAAACCTTAGATGGAGATTACCAAACTTTTAGATCAAAAAATGGAAATTATATTCGAAAAAATTTTTTTGGTCGTTATCCAGAAACGTTAGAACTTGTAAAAAATATGACAGACGAGGAAATTTGGAAATTAAATAGAGGTGGGCATGATTTTCAAAAAATTTATTCTGCTTTAAAAAAAGCGCAAGATATTAAAAATAAACCTGTAGTAATATTTTTTCATACTATTAAAGGTTATGGAATGGGGAAGAATGTTGAAGGAAAAAATATAGCGCATCAAACTAAAGAAATTAGTTTAGAAGATATAAAATATATTAAAGATAATTTTAAATTGCCTATTAAAGATAAACAATTAAAATTTTTACCGTATATTTCTTTTTCTAAAAATTCATCTGAATATAAATATATGCATTCTCAAAGAAAAAGATTAGGTGGATATATTCCTCAAAGGAAAATTTTTTTTTCAGAAAAATTATGTATTCCTAGTTTAAATGATTTTTCTTCTGTGCTTCAAGAAAATAAAAAACAAATATCTACTACTATTTCTTTTGTAAGAATTTTATATATTTTGTTAAATAATAATAAAATTAATAAAAGAATTGTTCCTATTATAGCAGATGAAGCTCGTACTTTTGGAATGGAAGATTTATTTAGAAAAATAGGAATTTATAATTTATATGGACAAAAGTATATTCCTCAAGATAAAGAGATATTATCTTATTATAAAGAAGACAAGAGCGGTCAAATTTTACAAGAAGGAATTAATGAATTAGGAGCTTTATCATCGTGGTTAGCTGCTGCTACCTCTTATAGTACAAATGATTTTCCAATGATTCCTTTTTATATTTATTACTCGATGTTTGGTTTTCAAAGAGTTGGAGATTTATGTTGGGCTGCAGGAGATCAACAAGCAAGAGGATTTTTAATTGGAGCGACGTCTGGTCGTACGACTTTAAATGGAGAAGGTTTACAACATGAAGATGGTCATAGTCATATTTATTCTTTGACTATTCCTAATTGTATCTCTTATGATCCAGCATATTCTTATGAATTAGCAGTAATAATTCAGAATGGTTTAGAAAGGATGTATGGTTCAAGTCAAGAAAATATTTATTACTATATTACTGTAACAAATGAAAATTATGATATGCCAGGTTTATC encodes:
- the dksA gene encoding RNA polymerase-binding protein DksA; amino-acid sequence: MKKKNSNKSSLSILSLAGVCSYQKKKNEKYMNSNQIQHFKKILETWKKQLKKKNKYQISKKSSNFPDPVDRAVQEEEFNLELLNQDRENKLIKKIEYTLKKIKEKEFGYCSSCGVKIGIKRLEARPTAHLCIDCKTLEEIREKQMLG
- the truA gene encoding tRNA pseudouridine(38-40) synthase TruA, whose translation is MKLVCGVEYDGSKYYGWESHIKKYSIKSKLEYSISKIANEDITIFCAGRTDSGVHAINQVIHFETKVFREIHSWIFGINSFLPKDISIIWAKYVSHKFHARYSAISRSYRYIIYNSDIRSSILRNNVNHVFCNLDVNRMNISSQSLIGEHDFSSFRASGCQSFTPWREIKNIKVYKYKKFFIIIDITANSFLYHMVRNIVGCLIEIGRFKKKKSWLSDLLKLRNRSLSGPTVQSKGLYLLSVKYSKKFNIKNNNFFFL
- the pcnB gene encoding polynucleotide adenylyltransferase PcnB — encoded protein: MIIIHKRNHNISRKKISKNALKILFRLNKSGYQAYLVGGSVRDLIIGNEPKDFDLATNATPFEIQKLFKNCRLIGRRFQIAHIIFKKEIIEVSTFRGNTKNKQIKKKIFKKKEKLGILLRDNVFGEIEEDAERRDLTINTLYLNIFDLSIRDYVGGIQDIKKKIIRLIGDPETRYREDPVRMLRVIRFSVQLNMRIERKTAIAIPKLAKLISHVPAARLYSELNKLLQTGCGYKAYKKLKKFSLLKRIFHFPFLHYNKRINLLINTLTIHVLKKNDKKIKRKKKINPAFLWSAILWYPYVFHIEKIQNDKKINYKDAAYISLKIILKKASYILSIPKQIIFAIKEIWNIINIIKFNKKKIFLKNKKNKKFHEIYKLYILKKNIEKKIIFSEI
- the aceE gene encoding pyruvate dehydrogenase (acetyl-transferring), homodimeric type yields the protein MHINNYKENDIDPIETKEWLDSIQSVIKRDGLKRGKFLINRILKKYKNINILNKKIFSTDYINTISSEKEFLYPGNLKLEKKICFSVCWNAIMMVLRASKKNLNLGGHLSSFQSSAMIYEVCFNHFFHAQNDLNSGDIVYFQGHISPGIYSRAFLEGRLSENQINNFRQEVHGKGLPSYPHPKLMPDFWQFPTVSMGLGPICAIYQAKFLKYLKNRNLKNTDGQKVYAFLGDGEMDEPESKGAINIASREKLDNLIFIINCNLQRLDGPVNGNGKIINELECIFRGSGWETIKVIWGNKWDHLLKEDFTGKLVQLMNETLDGDYQTFRSKNGNYIRKNFFGRYPETLELVKNMTDEEIWKLNRGGHDFQKIYSALKKAQDIKNKPVVIFFHTIKGYGMGKNVEGKNIAHQTKEISLEDIKYIKDNFKLPIKDKQLKFLPYISFSKNSSEYKYMHSQRKRLGGYIPQRKIFFSEKLCIPSLNDFSSVLQENKKQISTTISFVRILYILLNNNKINKRIVPIIADEARTFGMEDLFRKIGIYNLYGQKYIPQDKEILSYYKEDKSGQILQEGINELGALSSWLAAATSYSTNDFPMIPFYIYYSMFGFQRVGDLCWAAGDQQARGFLIGATSGRTTLNGEGLQHEDGHSHIYSLTIPNCISYDPAYSYELAVIIQNGLERMYGSSQENIYYYITVTNENYDMPGLSDKSKEGICKGIYQLEKYSSNQSFSIQLLGSGAILNIVRKAAKILFENYNISSEIYSVTSFTELARNGQDCDRWNMLNPSKKSKLPYISLIMNNNPAIAVTDYMKLYAEQIRKYVPSVSYRVLGTDGYGRSDSRKNLRQYFEIDEYYIVIAALKELSKFGKIDVQLVLDAIKKFNINVDKINPRLV